From one Bacillota bacterium genomic stretch:
- a CDS encoding transcription repressor NadR: protein MRERPASAGEEAERASRTAADRGPEARRQALVHILRQSGAPVPGGQLADRLGVSRQVIVQDVTVLRAAGEPIVATPRGYLWAQAPRSDPQYACRRVMAVTHGPEDIETELNAVCDLGGRVVDVIVEHPLYGELRGLVMTASRADVKEFVANLKASGAAPLLTLTGGPHLHTIEAPSQARLDAIAGRLRELGFLMEP from the coding sequence GTGCGCGAGAGGCCAGCGTCTGCGGGGGAGGAGGCCGAGCGGGCAAGTCGCACCGCCGCCGACCGCGGCCCCGAGGCTCGCCGGCAAGCACTCGTTCACATCCTCCGGCAGTCAGGCGCCCCGGTGCCCGGCGGGCAGCTCGCCGACCGGCTGGGGGTCAGCCGGCAGGTGATCGTCCAGGACGTCACGGTACTGCGGGCCGCCGGCGAGCCGATCGTTGCGACGCCCAGGGGCTACCTGTGGGCGCAGGCGCCGCGCTCGGATCCCCAATACGCCTGCCGCCGGGTGATGGCGGTCACCCACGGCCCCGAGGACATCGAAACGGAACTCAACGCCGTCTGTGACCTGGGCGGGCGGGTGGTGGACGTCATCGTGGAGCACCCGCTCTACGGGGAACTGCGAGGGCTCGTCATGACCGCAAGCCGGGCCGACGTGAAGGAATTCGTGGCTAATTTGAAGGCAAGCGGCGCGGCCCCTCTGCTCACGCTGACGGGCGGGCCACACCTGCACACGATCGAGGCCCCTAGCCAGGCGCGCCTGGACGCCATCGCCGGGCGCCTGCGCGAACTCGGCTTTCTCATGGAACCTTAG